One region of Pan paniscus chromosome 5, NHGRI_mPanPan1-v2.0_pri, whole genome shotgun sequence genomic DNA includes:
- the KLHL31 gene encoding kelch-like protein 31 encodes MAPKKKIVKKNKGDINEMTIIVEDSPLNKLNALNGLLEGGNGLSCISSELTDASYGPNLLEGLSKMRQENFLCDLVIGTKTKSFDVHKSVMASCSEYFYNILKRDPSTQRVDLNDISPLGLATVIAYAYTGKLTLSLYTIGSIISAAVYLQIHTLVKMCSDFLIREMSVENCMYVVNIAETYSLKNAKAAAQKFIRDNFLEFAESDQFMKLTFEQINELLIDDDLQLPSEIVAFQIAMKWLEFDEKRVKYAADLLSNIRFGTISAQDLVNYVQSVPRMMQDADCHRLLVDAMNYHLLPYHQNTLQSRRTRIRGGCRVLVTVGGRPGLTEKSLSRDILYRDPENGWSKLTEMPAKSFNQCVAVMDGFLYVAGGEDQNDARNQAKHAVSNFCRYDPRFNTWIHLASMNQKRTHFSLSVFNGLLYAAGGRNAEGSLASLECYVPSTNQWQPKTPLEVARCCHASAVADGRVLVTGGYIANAYSRSVCAYNPASDSWQELPNLSTPRGWHCAVTLSDRVYVMGGSQLGPRGERVDVLTVECYSPATGQWSYAAPLQVGVSTAGVSALHGRAYLVGGWNEGEKKYKKCIQCFSPELNEWAEDDELPEATVGVSCCTLSMPNNVTRESRASSVSSVPVSI; translated from the exons ATGGCACCCAAAAAGAAGATtgtcaaaaagaacaaaggagatATCAATGAGATGACTATAATCGTAGAAGATAGCCCCCTAAACAAACTGAATGCTTTGAATGGGCTCCTAGAGGGAGGCAATGGCCTTAGCTGCATTTCTTCTGAACTAACAGATGCTTCTTATGGCCCCAACCTCTTGGAAGGTTTAAGTAAAATGCGGCAGGAGAACTTCCTATGTGACTTAGTCATTGGTACCAAAACCAAATCCTTTGATGTTCATAAGTCAGTCATGGCTTCATGCAGTGAGTATTTTTACAACATCCTAAAAAGAGACCCATCAACTCAGAGGGTGGATCTCAATGATATCTCACCACTAGGCCTGGCCACTGTCATTGCATATGCCTACACTGGAAAGCTCACTCTCTCCTTGTATACAATAGGAAGCATTATTTCTGCCGCTGTTTATCTTCAGATCCATACTCTTGTAAAGATGTGCAGTGATTTTCTGATACGGGAGATGAGTGTTGAGAATTGCATGTATGTTGTTAATATTGCTGAAACATACTCcctaaaaaatgcaaaagcagCAGCCCAAAAATTTATTCGGGATAACTTCCTTGAATTTGCAGAATCGGATCAGTTTATGAAACTTACATTTGAACAAATTAATGAACTTCTTATAGATGATGACTTACAGTTGCCTTCTGAGATAGTAGCATTCCAGATTGCAATGAAATGGTTAGAATTTGAcgaaaagagagtaaaatacgCTGCAGATCTTTTGAGCAATATTCGCTTTGGTACCATCTCTGCACAAGACCTGGTCAATTATGTTCAATCCGTACCAAGAATGATGCAAGATGCTGATTGTCACAGACTTCTCGTAGATGCTATGAACTACCACTTGCTTCCATATCATCAAAACACATTGCAATCTAGGCGAACAAGAATCCGAGGTGGCTGCCGAGTCCTTGTCACTGTTGGGGGACGCCCAGGCCTTACTGAGAAGTCCCTTAGCAGAGATATCTTGTATAGAGACCCTGAAAATGGATGGAGCAAGCTTACGGAAATGCCAGCCAAAAGTTTTAATCAGTGTGTGGCTGTGATGGATGGATTTCTTTATGTAGCCGGTGGTGAAGACCAGAATGATGCAAGAAATCAAGCCAAGCATGCAGTCAGCAATTTCTGCAG ATACGATCCCCGCTTCAACACCTGGATACACCTGGCCAGCATGAACCAGAAGCGCacgcacttcagcctgagcgtgTTCAACGGGCTCCTGTACGCCGCGGGCGGCCGCAACGCAGAAGGAAGCCTGGCCTCGCTGGAGTGCTACGTGCCCTCCACCAATCAGTGGCAGCCGAAGACGCCCCTGGAGGTGGCGCGCTGCTGCCACGCTAGCGCGGTCGCCGACGGCCGCGTGCTGGTGACAGGAGGCTACATCGCCAACGCCTACTCGCGCTCTGTGTGCGCCTACAACCCGGCCAGCGACTCGTGGCAGGAGCTGCCGAACCTCAGCACACCCCGGGGCTGGCACTGCGCGGTTACGCTGAGCGACAGAGTGTACGTGATGGGCGGCAGTCAGCTGGGGCCGCGCGGGGAGCGCGTGGACGTGCTCACCGTGGAGTGCTACAGCCCCGCGACCGGCCAGTGGAGCTACGCGGCGCCGCTGCAGGTGGGAGTGAGCACGGCGGGCGTCTCGGCGCTGCATGGCCGCGCCTACCTGGTGGGGGGCTGGAACGAGGGCGAGAAGAAGTACAAGAAGTGCATCCAGTGCTTCAGCCCCGAGCTCAACGAGTGGGCGGAGGACGACGAGCTACCCGAGGCCACTGTCGGCGTGTCCTGCTGCACCCTCTCGATGCCCAACAACGTGACTCGGGAATCCCGGGCCAGTTCGGTATCTTCTGTGCCAGTCAGTATCTGA